The following is a genomic window from Variovorax paradoxus.
AAAAAGAAAACACGCGCCGATTCCCACTCAGTGGGAATGAAGGCTTGGACGTGGGAACGGCCGACAAGATACTGCACGCCGCACCCACTTTCCGACATCTCGCCGCCGCTCCCGATGACGCCGCCCGAAGCTTCCGCCCACAACGACCGAGCCCTGCTGGTGCTGTCGGTGCTGGCGCAAAGCAAGGCGGCCATGTCGGCTGCGGAGCTGATACAGGCGACAGGCCTTTCGCAGAGCACGCTGTACCGGCAGATTGCCACGCTGCGGCGCTGGGGCTTCGTCATGGAGGCCGAAGGGCGCTACTCGCCCGGGCCGGTGAGCGTGCAGCTTGCAACCGGCTTCGACGGCAACTCCGACCTGGTGATGGCGGCGCGCGCCGACATGCGTGCGCTTGCGCAACAGAGCCGCGAAAGCGTGGCGCTTGTCACGGCCGTGAACGACCGCGTGGTGTGCCTCGAGATGATCGACAGCGAGCAGTCGCTGCGCTGTTCGTTCGACCGGGGCCGCAGCGTTCCGGCCCGAGACGGCGCCAGTGCCAAGTGCCTGCTGGCCCATTTGCCGACCGACCAGCGCGATGCATTGCTCGACGCATTCGGCGAAAGCCCCGAGCGCCGCGCACAGCGTGTCGCCGAGCTCGACGCGATCCGCGAAGCCGGCCACGCCGTGACGCATGGCGAGGTCGATGCGGGCGTCTGGGGCGCGAGCGCGCCGGTGCTTGCATCGGGCCGTCGCCTGCGCGGCGCAATCACGCTCATGGCCCCGCTCACGCGTGTCGAAGGCATGGAAGCTGCATTGCTGCACATGACCGTCGTCACGGCGGCGCGCATTTCACGCGCGCTGCAGTAGCCGGCCACCAACGCATTTTTTCTTTCTTCAACTCACGGAAGCTTTCACATGAACACCCGCCGCACCCTCATTGCCGCCGCACTCTCCAGCCTTGCCTTCTTCGGTTTTGCCGCCACCGCGCAAGCCCAGGGCGAGCCGCTGCGGGTGGCCACCGACGCCACCTTTCCGCCGATGGAGTTCGTCGAGAACGGCAAGCGCACCGGCTTTGACGTGGAGCTGGTCGAGGCCATCGGCAAGACGCTCGGCCGCAAGATCGAGTGGATCGACATTGACTTCAAGGGCCTGGTGCCGGGCCTCGTCTCCAAGCGCTTCGACATGGCCGTTTCGGCCATCTACATCACGGACGAGCGCAAGAAGGTCGTCGACTTCACCGTGCCCTACTACGCGGGCGGCCTCGTCGTGATGGTGAAGGACGGCAACACCGCCATCAAGACGCCGGCCGACATCAACGGCAAGAAGGTCAGCGTGCAGGTGGGCACCAAGTCGGTCTCCTACACCAAGGAAAAGTTTCCGCAGGTGCAGCTGATGGAAGTCGAGAAGAACCAGGAGATGTTCAACCTGGTGGACATCGGCCGTGCCGATGCGGCCGTGACCGGCAAGCCCGCCGCTTACCAGTACGTGCGCACGCGCGGCGGCCTCAAGGTGCTGCCCGAGCAGATCACCACCGAGGAATACGGCATGGCCATCCGCAAGGACACGCCCGAGCTCACCAAGGCAGTGAACGGCGCCATCGAGAAGCTCAAGGCCGACGGCACCTATGCGCAGATCGTCGCGAAGTGGTTCAGCGCGAACGCGAAGTAACCCGGCCGGCTCATGGATCTCGATTTCTCGCCGGTCTGGCAAGGCTGGCCCGACCTGCTACGCGGCGCGCTCGTCACGGTGGAAATTACCGCCTGCGCGCTCGCCCTCGGCTGCGTGCTGGGCCTGGTGGTCGGCATCGGGCGGCTCAACCCGAAGCGGCGCTGGCTCTACGGCCTATGCACGGCCTATGTGGCGGCGATTCGCGGCACGCCGCTCCTGGTGCAGCTGTTCATTTTGTTCTTCGGCCTGCCGCACTTCGGCATCTTGCTGCCGGCCTTCCTGTGCGGCGTACTGGGGCTGGGCGTGTATTCGGGTGCGTATGTGTCGGAGATCGTGCGCGGCGCCATCCAGTCGATCGACAAGGGCCAGACCCTCGCGGCCCAGTCGCTGGGCATGACGCCCGCCACGGCCATGCGCGAGATCGTGCTGCCGCAGGCGGTGGTGCGCATGATCCCGCCGCTGGGCAACGAGTTCATCGCGCTCATCAAGAACTCGGCGCTGGTGTCGCTGCTCACCATCCACGACGTGATGCACGAGGGGCAGAAGATCATCAGCGTGTCGTACCGCTCGCTCGAGGTGTACCTTGCCATCGCGCTCGTGTACTTCGTGCTCACGGGCACGATGACGCTGGTTCTCAGGCACTTCGAGCAGAAGCTGCGGCAAGGGGGGCTGATGCGATGAACGTGGTTCGCTTTTCCCGCACCGAGCTGCCGGCCAGACCCTGGAAGAACGGCGGCGGCACCACGCAGGAAATCGTCAGCTGGCCCGAGGGCGCGGGGCTCGACGACTTCAGCTGGCGCGCGAGCATCGCCACCATTGCGGCGCCGGGGCCTTTCTCGGTGTTCGAAGGCGTCGACCGCAGCATCATGCTGCTCGAAGGCGACGGCGTGCGGCTCTTCACGCCCGACGGCCGAACGGACCACCGGCTCGACGCGCCGCACCGGCCATTCACCTTCAGCGGCGATGAAACGATCGATTGCGCGCTGCTCGGTGGCGCATCGAACGACTTCAACATCATGGCGCGGCGGGGCCGGTGGCGCGCCGAAGTGCAGGTGCTCGCCGAGCCCTCGGTCGTCGAGCCAGCTCCGCACGGCGTGCTGCTTGCGCTGCGCGGCACGTGGCGCCTGAACGGCGAGGCGCGCGCGGAGGGAGAGGGCGTGTACTGGGCCGAAGATGCGCAGGCGTGGCAAGCCGTGCCGGAGGACGAAGGCGCGCGGTTGGCAGCGGTTCGCATCGTGCCGGCGTAAGCTCTGGAATACCGAAAGAGACCCATGACATCCGCAATCTCGTACCCCTCGGCCGATGGCCTCTGGACTGGCCTTCGCCTCGCGCCCGGTGCTGCGCCGGCCACCCCTGCGGGAGCCGCTGCCGATGCCGCCATCGCGGTGGAAGGGGGCAAGGTCCGCTGGGTAGGCGCACGCCATGCGCTGCCCGCCGAATTTGCGGGCCTTGCATCGCACGACGGCGGCGGCGCGCTCGTCACGCCGGGCCTGGTCGATTGCCACACCCACCTGGTCTACGGCGGCCAGCGTGCCAACGAGTTCGCGATGCGGCTTGCAGGCGCGAGCTACGAAGAGGTGGCCAAGGCGGGCGGCGGCATCGTCTCGTCGGTGCGCGCCACGCGCGAAGCCGATGAAGACACGCTCTTCGCGCAGGCCTCGCAGCGGCTCGAGCAATTGCTGGCCGACGGCGTCTGCGCCATCGAAATCAAGTCGGGCTACGGCCTTTCGCTCGAGCATGAGCGCAAGCAGCTGCGCGTGGCGCGGCGCCTCGGCGGGGCTTATGGAGTCACCGTGCGCACCACCTTTCTCGGCGCGCATGCGCTGCCGCCCGAATACGCGGGCCGCAGCGGCGACTACGTCGACCTCGTCTGCAGCCAGATGCTGCCCGCGCTTGCCGCCGAAGGGTTGGTCGATGCGGTGGACGTGTTCTGCGAACGCATCGCGTTTTCGCTGGC
Proteins encoded in this region:
- a CDS encoding IclR family transcriptional regulator, with the translated sequence MTPPEASAHNDRALLVLSVLAQSKAAMSAAELIQATGLSQSTLYRQIATLRRWGFVMEAEGRYSPGPVSVQLATGFDGNSDLVMAARADMRALAQQSRESVALVTAVNDRVVCLEMIDSEQSLRCSFDRGRSVPARDGASAKCLLAHLPTDQRDALLDAFGESPERRAQRVAELDAIREAGHAVTHGEVDAGVWGASAPVLASGRRLRGAITLMAPLTRVEGMEAALLHMTVVTAARISRALQ
- the hutI gene encoding imidazolonepropionase; this encodes MTSAISYPSADGLWTGLRLAPGAAPATPAGAAADAAIAVEGGKVRWVGARHALPAEFAGLASHDGGGALVTPGLVDCHTHLVYGGQRANEFAMRLAGASYEEVAKAGGGIVSSVRATREADEDTLFAQASQRLEQLLADGVCAIEIKSGYGLSLEHERKQLRVARRLGGAYGVTVRTTFLGAHALPPEYAGRSGDYVDLVCSQMLPALAAEGLVDAVDVFCERIAFSLAETEQVFKAAKALGLPVKLHAEQLSDMGGAALAARYGALSCDHIEHLSAEGIEAMRQSGTVAVLLPGAYYTLRDTHLPPIEALRAAGVPMAVSTDHNPGTSPALSLLLMMNMACTLFRLAVPEALAGVTVHAARALGLQGTHGAIAVGMPANFVLWNVREAAELAYWFGQRPVRTVVRQGRIAVGAAA
- a CDS encoding amino acid ABC transporter permease, with amino-acid sequence MDLDFSPVWQGWPDLLRGALVTVEITACALALGCVLGLVVGIGRLNPKRRWLYGLCTAYVAAIRGTPLLVQLFILFFGLPHFGILLPAFLCGVLGLGVYSGAYVSEIVRGAIQSIDKGQTLAAQSLGMTPATAMREIVLPQAVVRMIPPLGNEFIALIKNSALVSLLTIHDVMHEGQKIISVSYRSLEVYLAIALVYFVLTGTMTLVLRHFEQKLRQGGLMR
- a CDS encoding HutD/Ves family protein, which produces MNVVRFSRTELPARPWKNGGGTTQEIVSWPEGAGLDDFSWRASIATIAAPGPFSVFEGVDRSIMLLEGDGVRLFTPDGRTDHRLDAPHRPFTFSGDETIDCALLGGASNDFNIMARRGRWRAEVQVLAEPSVVEPAPHGVLLALRGTWRLNGEARAEGEGVYWAEDAQAWQAVPEDEGARLAAVRIVPA
- a CDS encoding transporter substrate-binding domain-containing protein; translated protein: MNTRRTLIAAALSSLAFFGFAATAQAQGEPLRVATDATFPPMEFVENGKRTGFDVELVEAIGKTLGRKIEWIDIDFKGLVPGLVSKRFDMAVSAIYITDERKKVVDFTVPYYAGGLVVMVKDGNTAIKTPADINGKKVSVQVGTKSVSYTKEKFPQVQLMEVEKNQEMFNLVDIGRADAAVTGKPAAYQYVRTRGGLKVLPEQITTEEYGMAIRKDTPELTKAVNGAIEKLKADGTYAQIVAKWFSANAK